In the Macadamia integrifolia cultivar HAES 741 unplaced genomic scaffold, SCU_Mint_v3 scaffold1645, whole genome shotgun sequence genome, one interval contains:
- the LOC122064430 gene encoding extensin-like, translated as MAQLWLLLVFALATNVAANVAYFTPFSPSPSPSTPPPMTNFYKSPPPPSQTIPPSLSPSPPPSHSPSYYEPQSPSPSQTPSSPSPIPPYNKSPLSPSSPPSYYKNIPRPSPSSSSPPPP; from the coding sequence ATGGCACAGCTTTGGCTtctcttggtgtttgctctggCCACAAATGTTGCAGCAAATGTAGCTTATTTTACCCCTTTCtcaccatctccttcaccatcAACACCACCTCCTATGACCAATTTCTACAAatctccaccaccaccttcaCAGACTATACCACCTTCTCTTtctccatcaccaccaccatcacatTCACCATCTTACTATGAGCCACAAAGTCCATCACCATCACAAACTCCTTCATCCCCATCACCTATACCTCCATATAATAAATCACCATTGTCACCATCATCACCACCTTCTTATTACAAGAATATACCACGACCCTCgccctcttcttcatctcctcctcctccttag